A genome region from Segatella copri includes the following:
- a CDS encoding UpxY family transcription antiterminator has protein sequence MDNSIKDINHSLSIQAETLGEPAETEASWYAMRVFMNKVALCRDLFNLFNNALKDPDQMKNTFPEDMMGDVMEYYAPFVKERHVNSQGKKIVVERPLIPSLFFMRSNKRQALCLERELCGKARLYRQLVDFDPQPIAIPKRQMQMFMMVSSGDQEGLEYFEDGAFNWKKGERVRVIDGRFKGLEGEIKRINGDHRLIVSIDGVCAVATTYIPRCFLEKI, from the coding sequence ATGGACAATTCAATAAAAGATATCAATCATTCTCTAAGCATACAAGCCGAGACTCTTGGCGAACCAGCCGAGACAGAGGCATCATGGTATGCCATGCGCGTGTTCATGAACAAAGTGGCGCTTTGCCGAGACTTGTTCAACCTGTTCAACAACGCGCTTAAGGATCCTGACCAGATGAAAAACACATTCCCCGAAGACATGATGGGCGATGTGATGGAATATTACGCCCCTTTCGTAAAAGAGAGACATGTAAACAGCCAAGGCAAGAAGATTGTGGTGGAGCGCCCACTCATACCCTCGCTTTTCTTCATGCGCAGCAACAAGCGACAGGCGCTATGCCTGGAGCGGGAACTGTGTGGCAAGGCAAGGCTATATCGCCAGCTGGTGGACTTCGACCCACAGCCCATCGCCATTCCCAAGCGACAGATGCAGATGTTCATGATGGTATCGTCGGGCGATCAGGAGGGGCTGGAATATTTCGAGGATGGAGCCTTCAACTGGAAGAAAGGTGAACGTGTCAGGGTCATCGACGGCAGGTTCAAAGGTCTGGAGGGCGAAATCAAGCGCATCAATGGCGACCATCGCCTCATCGTGTCGATAGACGGGGTCTGTGCTGTCGCCACCACCTATATACCAAGATGTTTTCTAGAAAAAATATAA
- a CDS encoding tyrosine-protein phosphatase: MYIFREAFRWICNPTASKKAPSERLPGGIDWHCHILPGVDDGFQEVKKSLEMLCFYEGAGMRDVWLTPHIMEDVPNETTHLRQVFADFQKQYQQDFAERNPADRKMLRLHLAAENMLDALFEKRLKANDLLPLGEDGKLLLVETSIFSAPMNFHALLERIKNKGYTPVLAHPERYLYMEKRDYEKLKLMGIKFQRNAFSIDGQYGKKVQKRCKWLMKHDMYDMVGSDMHRLGIFRQYW; the protein is encoded by the coding sequence ATGTATATATTCCGTGAGGCGTTCCGTTGGATTTGCAATCCGACGGCAAGCAAGAAAGCACCATCAGAGAGACTCCCCGGCGGCATCGACTGGCACTGCCACATCCTGCCCGGCGTGGACGACGGATTTCAAGAGGTAAAGAAGTCGTTGGAAATGTTGTGCTTTTACGAAGGCGCAGGCATGAGGGATGTCTGGCTTACGCCTCATATTATGGAAGACGTACCCAACGAGACCACCCATTTGCGCCAAGTATTTGCCGACTTCCAGAAACAATATCAGCAGGACTTCGCCGAGCGAAACCCTGCTGACAGAAAAATGCTCCGGCTGCATCTCGCAGCCGAAAATATGCTAGATGCGCTCTTCGAAAAGCGCCTGAAGGCAAACGACCTGTTGCCGCTGGGCGAGGATGGCAAGCTCCTGTTGGTGGAGACGAGCATCTTCTCTGCCCCGATGAATTTTCATGCCCTCCTGGAGCGCATCAAGAACAAGGGCTACACGCCCGTGCTTGCCCATCCTGAGCGCTACCTCTATATGGAGAAGCGCGATTACGAGAAGCTCAAGTTGATGGGCATCAAGTTTCAGCGAAATGCGTTCTCGATAGATGGGCAGTATGGCAAGAAGGTGCAGAAACGATGCAAGTGGCTCATGAAGCACGATATGTACGACATGGTGGGCTCCGACATGCACCGCCTCGGCATCTTCAGGCAATACTGGTAG
- a CDS encoding F0F1 ATP synthase subunit gamma, with amino-acid sequence MPSLKEIKTRIASVNSTRKITSAMKMVASSKLHHAQVAIQNMLPYGNMLEHILKSFLVSTPNVDHPLQLEHKETKRVALVVYSSNSSLCGGFNSNVIKMMMHAVDEYKAQGIDDITVYPIGRKVAEKAQKLGLKIGGNFNDLADHPRASACADIAYSLARQYAAGELDKVEMIYHHFKSAGSQILTRKTFLPIDLSTEAIGVDNDRDLTSNVATAKAQEYLRQKQAEADGRQSSEAKPLNDDFIVEPDLETVLGVLIPKQLRLMIYTALLDSQASEHAARMVAMQTATDNADELLRELNLQYNKSRQQAITNELLDIVGGSVNN; translated from the coding sequence ATGCCGTCATTAAAAGAGATTAAAACTCGCATAGCCAGCGTTAACAGTACCCGTAAGATTACGAGTGCGATGAAGATGGTGGCTTCCAGTAAGTTGCATCATGCTCAGGTAGCTATCCAGAATATGCTGCCTTATGGAAATATGTTGGAACATATCCTCAAGAGTTTCCTGGTAAGTACTCCGAATGTCGACCATCCGTTGCAGTTGGAGCACAAGGAGACCAAGCGTGTAGCTCTTGTGGTATACAGTTCTAACAGCAGCTTGTGTGGTGGATTCAATTCCAACGTTATCAAGATGATGATGCATGCGGTGGACGAGTATAAGGCTCAAGGCATTGACGACATCACGGTATATCCTATCGGACGAAAAGTGGCAGAGAAGGCACAGAAACTGGGTTTGAAGATTGGCGGTAACTTTAATGATCTTGCCGATCATCCTCGTGCCAGCGCCTGTGCAGATATCGCCTATTCACTTGCCAGGCAGTATGCTGCTGGTGAGCTCGATAAGGTGGAGATGATTTATCATCACTTTAAGAGTGCCGGTTCACAGATTCTGACCCGCAAGACTTTCTTGCCTATTGACCTCAGCACTGAGGCGATAGGAGTGGATAACGATCGTGACCTTACCTCTAATGTGGCTACGGCAAAGGCTCAGGAATATCTGCGCCAAAAGCAGGCTGAAGCTGACGGACGCCAGAGTTCTGAGGCAAAACCTCTGAATGATGACTTCATTGTAGAGCCAGACTTGGAGACTGTTTTGGGAGTCTTGATTCCTAAGCAGCTTCGTCTGATGATTTATACAGCGTTGCTGGATAGCCAGGCGAGTGAGCATGCTGCCAGAATGGTGGCCATGCAGACCGCTACGGATAATGCCGATGAACTCTTGCGCGAACTCAACTTGCAGTACAACAAGAGTCGTCAACAGGCCATTACCAATGAATTGCTTGATATTGTGGGAGGTAGCGTAAACAACTAA
- a CDS encoding DUF4248 domain-containing protein: protein MKIKIYKKFELAKLYFPEQSKHVALNHLMRMVNHCPPLLEALRREGYERLAKTFTMRQTLLIYEYLGEP from the coding sequence ATGAAAATCAAGATATACAAAAAATTCGAGCTTGCCAAGCTCTACTTTCCGGAGCAGTCGAAACACGTGGCACTTAACCACCTGATGCGAATGGTAAACCACTGCCCGCCTCTGCTTGAAGCCTTGCGAAGAGAGGGCTACGAACGGTTGGCGAAGACCTTCACCATGCGCCAGACGCTGCTCATCTATGAGTATCTGGGCGAGCCATAA
- a CDS encoding GumC family protein → MIQNSNPANNQGAPNPMLRRNQGDDFLRLQDLFYLCLARWKWFVLSLFVTMGAAGYYLLSTPNVYQRTASLLIKDESKGSSINNDVESMFSDMGLGGTKSNVNNELIAIKSPSVLLEVGKQLKLNVDYAVDGRFHRNVLYGNDLPVTVQFLTIGEEHYGSMTVYLKGGDKFELTDFKGTSSNGTPVETNKTVTGKLGKLVQTPLGKVKLEAAPSYAAFIKGGDAPALYVSHTDLYSMTNRILGSLTVGLNEEKTTIVNLTYTDVQTKRAEDILNTIIAVYRKNWLDDKNQMTVSTSRFITERLGVIEHELGDVDKDISSFKSANLLPDVETAAQQYMQKSSDLSKQIMDLNSRLSIAQYIRSSLVGRVSKNQVLPSNTGIDSPGIEQQIAEYNKTLLERNNIVANSSEQNPLVADYDQNLNAMRRSITASIDNFVVTLRTQLGTLQANEAHTTSQIASNPNQAKYLQTVGRQQKVKEALYLFLLQKREENELSKAFTAYNTRVITPPTGSNLPVAPVRRNILLVAFALGFLIPVVIIFVRENMNTTVRGRKDLKNVTIPFLGEIPFYISRKNRPTLKQLILFWKKPKEVRQIVVKAGKRDIVNEAFRVLRTNFEFTIGAHPEKNVIVITSFNPGSGKSYLATNIAMSLAIKEKKVLVIDGDLRHGSTSMLVGNPAEGLSDYLNGRTDDLKGIICHGEENGLVKDFDILPIGTMPPNPTELLFSERLESLINQLRKEYDYIFIDCPPVEIVADTQIIEKYADRTIFVVRSGLMERSMLGDIEQFYKDKKFKNMSLILNGTKAQGGRYGHYYRYGYHYGYGYGYHYGSDKNGGAKIGK, encoded by the coding sequence ATGATACAGAATTCAAATCCGGCGAATAATCAGGGTGCTCCAAATCCGATGCTTCGCCGCAACCAGGGGGATGATTTCCTCCGCCTGCAAGACCTCTTTTATCTCTGTTTAGCCAGATGGAAATGGTTCGTGCTCTCCCTGTTCGTTACGATGGGAGCAGCCGGCTATTATCTGCTCTCTACACCGAATGTATACCAGCGCACGGCTTCCCTGCTTATCAAGGATGAAAGCAAAGGTAGTTCCATCAATAATGATGTGGAGTCGATGTTCTCTGATATGGGATTGGGAGGCACCAAGTCGAACGTTAATAACGAACTCATTGCCATCAAGTCGCCTTCCGTTCTTCTGGAAGTAGGAAAGCAGCTGAAACTCAATGTAGATTACGCTGTTGACGGACGATTCCACCGCAATGTGCTCTATGGCAACGACCTCCCTGTCACCGTGCAGTTCCTCACCATCGGCGAAGAACACTATGGTTCGATGACCGTTTACCTGAAGGGCGGAGATAAGTTTGAACTCACTGATTTCAAGGGTACCTCTTCTAATGGAACTCCTGTGGAGACCAACAAGACCGTCACAGGTAAGTTGGGCAAACTGGTTCAGACTCCATTGGGTAAGGTGAAGCTGGAGGCTGCACCGTCATACGCTGCCTTTATCAAGGGTGGCGATGCACCGGCACTCTACGTAAGCCATACCGACCTCTATTCCATGACCAATCGCATCTTGGGCTCGCTCACGGTGGGATTGAACGAGGAGAAGACTACTATCGTAAATCTTACCTATACGGATGTACAGACCAAGCGTGCCGAGGATATCCTCAACACCATCATCGCCGTATACCGCAAGAACTGGCTCGACGACAAGAACCAGATGACCGTTTCCACCTCCCGTTTCATCACCGAGCGCCTCGGCGTTATCGAGCATGAGCTGGGCGATGTGGATAAGGATATCTCTTCCTTCAAGAGTGCCAACCTGTTGCCTGATGTAGAGACTGCAGCTCAGCAGTATATGCAGAAGAGCAGCGATTTGAGCAAGCAGATCATGGATCTCAACTCACGCCTCTCCATCGCACAGTATATCCGCAGCAGTCTCGTAGGCAGAGTGAGCAAGAACCAGGTGTTGCCATCCAATACCGGTATCGACAGTCCGGGCATCGAACAGCAGATTGCTGAATACAATAAGACCCTGTTGGAGCGCAACAACATTGTGGCAAACTCCAGCGAACAGAACCCATTGGTTGCCGATTACGACCAGAACCTGAATGCCATGCGCAGAAGTATTACGGCAAGTATCGACAACTTCGTGGTAACCCTCCGCACCCAGCTGGGCACCCTGCAGGCTAACGAGGCGCATACCACCTCGCAGATTGCCAGCAACCCTAACCAGGCTAAGTATCTGCAGACCGTAGGCCGTCAGCAGAAGGTAAAGGAGGCGCTCTATCTCTTCCTCCTCCAGAAGCGTGAGGAAAACGAGCTCTCCAAGGCTTTTACCGCCTATAACACCCGTGTTATCACTCCTCCTACAGGCAGCAACCTGCCTGTGGCTCCTGTGCGCCGCAACATCCTGCTGGTGGCATTCGCACTGGGCTTCCTCATCCCTGTGGTCATCATCTTCGTGCGTGAAAACATGAACACCACCGTGCGTGGCCGCAAGGATCTGAAGAACGTAACCATCCCATTCCTGGGCGAGATTCCGTTCTATATCAGCCGCAAGAATCGTCCAACCCTGAAGCAGCTCATTCTGTTCTGGAAGAAGCCGAAGGAGGTGCGTCAGATTGTGGTGAAGGCTGGCAAGCGCGACATCGTGAACGAGGCATTCCGCGTATTGCGTACCAACTTCGAGTTCACCATCGGAGCGCATCCTGAAAAGAACGTCATCGTCATCACTTCCTTTAATCCGGGTTCCGGCAAGAGCTATCTGGCTACCAACATCGCCATGTCGCTCGCTATCAAGGAGAAGAAGGTGCTCGTCATCGACGGTGACCTCCGCCATGGTTCCACCTCTATGCTCGTAGGCAATCCTGCCGAGGGCTTGAGTGATTACCTCAATGGCAGAACCGACGACCTGAAGGGCATCATCTGCCATGGTGAGGAGAACGGACTGGTGAAGGATTTCGACATCCTGCCTATCGGTACCATGCCTCCAAACCCAACGGAGCTTCTCTTCAGCGAACGTTTGGAATCGCTTATCAATCAGCTCCGTAAGGAGTATGACTATATCTTCATCGACTGTCCTCCTGTAGAGATTGTAGCCGATACCCAGATTATCGAGAAATATGCCGACCGCACCATCTTCGTGGTTCGCAGCGGCTTGATGGAGCGCAGCATGCTGGGCGACATCGAGCAGTTCTACAAGGACAAGAAATTCAAGAATATGTCGCTCATTCTGAACGGAACCAAGGCTCAGGGCGGCCGCTACGGCCACTACTATCGCTATGGCTACCACTATGGCTATGGCTACGGCTACCACTACGGCTCCGACAAGAATGGGGGTGCAAAAATAGGAAAGTAG
- a CDS encoding DNA-binding protein, which yields MIEYDLKKNNNKKNEKAYGKYYAKPHISETVDLDELADHMHGHNSPFSAGTIKGILIDAVTHIKELLLMGKNVKLDNLAIFYISIKNKMGAENADDFTVSKNIEGVRMKARATGDFRSVNLNLDANLKKYGAKKKKSSTTTDTETTTPSGDTGKSESGSTTNPGSGSEGDGLE from the coding sequence ATGATTGAGTACGATTTAAAGAAGAACAACAACAAGAAGAATGAGAAGGCTTACGGCAAATACTACGCCAAGCCCCACATTAGTGAAACTGTAGATCTCGATGAGCTCGCCGACCACATGCATGGTCACAACTCTCCATTCTCAGCCGGGACCATCAAGGGCATCCTCATCGATGCCGTGACCCACATCAAGGAGCTCCTGCTCATGGGCAAGAATGTAAAGCTCGACAACCTCGCCATCTTCTACATCAGCATCAAGAACAAGATGGGTGCAGAGAACGCCGACGACTTCACCGTATCTAAGAACATCGAAGGAGTAAGAATGAAAGCCCGCGCCACGGGCGACTTCCGCTCTGTGAATCTCAACCTCGACGCCAACTTGAAGAAGTATGGTGCTAAGAAAAAGAAGTCTTCGACCACCACCGACACCGAAACAACTACGCCATCGGGAGATACAGGCAAGAGCGAATCTGGCTCTACCACTAACCCAGGCAGCGGTTCGGAAGGCGATGGACTTGAGTAA
- a CDS encoding N-acetylmuramoyl-L-alanine amidase yields MTQDRFPMTIGGKEVLNEHHLLAYTENGEMMDSPLSVHFLVIHCSATRADRNYTDKQLMRDHKKRGFRTVGYHFYVHKDGSITQFRKLLEVGSHARPYNRCSIGICYEGGLDDEGRPADTLTRAQYDAMWNLLRKLKITFPQAKIVGHRDLPGTTPKACPCFDAAKKFPL; encoded by the coding sequence ATGACACAAGATCGATTTCCGATGACGATTGGCGGCAAGGAGGTGCTCAATGAGCATCACCTGCTCGCCTACACAGAGAACGGCGAGATGATGGACTCACCTCTGAGCGTCCATTTTCTCGTAATCCATTGCTCGGCAACACGTGCCGACCGTAACTACACCGACAAGCAACTGATGCGCGACCACAAGAAGCGTGGATTCCGCACCGTGGGCTACCACTTCTATGTCCACAAGGACGGAAGCATCACGCAGTTCAGAAAGCTGCTGGAGGTGGGCTCACATGCCCGCCCATACAACCGCTGCTCCATCGGCATCTGCTACGAGGGCGGGCTGGATGACGAGGGGCGTCCTGCCGACACCCTTACCCGCGCCCAGTATGACGCAATGTGGAATCTGCTGCGCAAGCTCAAGATCACGTTCCCACAGGCTAAGATAGTGGGTCATCGTGACTTGCCGGGCACCACCCCGAAGGCATGCCCTTGCTTCGATGCAGCGAAAAAATTTCCACTTTAA
- a CDS encoding polysaccharide biosynthesis/export family protein: protein MKYRNSLLSGAFCTGLLVLSACGAPQQIAYFQDFNQNPDTLINLKSAVITAKPTDKLYIGVKSKDPQISQLFNLTGTATTSTVAKDAYYYTVDSKGNIDFPVLGTVHVANLSREQVAEKIKKALIDASLVKDPVVTVGLSNLHYSVMGEVNHPGQFAIEDEKVTILDAISNAGDLTITGVRDDVMVLRQENGHQKIYKINLCSGKDVFSSPVYYLQQNDVVYVSPNDTKKRTSTVNGNTIQSTGFWLSVSSLAVAILTFLKVN, encoded by the coding sequence ATGAAATATCGTAATTCATTGCTTTCTGGAGCTTTTTGTACGGGACTTCTTGTCCTGTCAGCTTGTGGAGCCCCACAACAAATAGCTTATTTCCAGGATTTTAACCAAAATCCTGACACGCTAATCAATCTGAAAAGTGCGGTGATCACCGCCAAGCCAACAGATAAACTCTACATCGGCGTGAAGAGCAAGGATCCACAGATCTCACAGCTCTTCAACCTTACGGGAACCGCCACCACGTCGACCGTCGCCAAGGATGCCTATTATTATACGGTAGACAGCAAGGGCAATATCGATTTCCCTGTGTTGGGAACCGTTCATGTGGCAAACCTGTCGCGTGAGCAGGTGGCTGAGAAAATCAAGAAAGCGTTGATAGACGCAAGCCTGGTCAAGGACCCTGTGGTTACCGTGGGCTTGAGCAATCTCCATTACTCCGTGATGGGAGAGGTAAACCATCCTGGACAGTTTGCCATCGAAGACGAGAAGGTTACCATCCTCGATGCCATCAGCAATGCCGGCGACCTGACCATCACCGGTGTGCGCGACGACGTGATGGTGCTTCGTCAGGAAAACGGCCATCAGAAGATTTATAAGATCAACCTCTGCTCGGGCAAGGATGTGTTCAGCTCGCCTGTATATTACCTGCAGCAGAACGACGTGGTGTATGTTTCGCCTAACGATACCAAGAAGCGTACTTCTACCGTCAATGGAAACACCATCCAGTCTACGGGCTTCTGGCTGAGCGTATCTTCACTCGCCGTTGCCATCCTCACCTTCCTCAAGGTTAATTAA
- a CDS encoding BT4734/BF3469 family protein: MVLPSFFYAIASSESRQLISLDELQRIITLDAMTQARTEDYRKNMRISSELAHQTKVMMPGITTSVLMDGRGKELRNVVKTTQMIAVDIDKIPAEKMKEVVQKADADPHTMMRFITVSQRGLRIISRYLPIDDDEVTALELFDVIIRKAMSYYSKLLGVPADEQCVDITRMCGLAHDPTAYFHWDAEAFGLDTHDLKALYTKKANEAKYAKRASKRKRNSQKMVALGKGVPSMDEAAQHILNLLDTWGYKFESGAHNEYVLHFGKVCVRYGIDKEEAMTYAKSNFSSDYPDADSVMKSCYKHTEKLGTWHFYRKGEGFSGKPTVKVIKQWLSMRYEFHHNEVTGFHEVLSRDIIKGKYHKWTRIDDNIENTIWTQMDEMGLEVSAIKLHAIINSDFSEPWDPFDEYLRSLPKWDGKTDYIDELANRVTINYCPGYHHSQEEFRYFFKKWLVSMVVAWVSPRVVSQTILIFIGRGGINKTTFFYYILPPCLRQYFINESTANYTDKDFMEAFSSKALICLDELESTFGKGLSALKSNVTKLVFSIRRPYDKYRSELLHRGALCGTSNSIQIITDEENRRYSPWFVDNIESPRETPIDYQHVYAQAVALGQEVTNRVKNQEEGWVYWLTTVDIDVMREHNGMFMVSNFMEDQILRFYKVPKSDTAPQYVKFRYSSEIMERIGGSPALSRNMSHQNLSAVMQRLGFKKVHRAKGNGWLVIEKNPGEINTEAICSPNECAETYLKPYRAVATDSQNGSDQQ, from the coding sequence ATGGTATTACCATCTTTCTTCTATGCTATCGCCTCCAGCGAAAGCAGACAACTCATCAGTCTTGATGAACTGCAGCGAATCATCACCCTCGACGCCATGACCCAGGCTCGTACCGAAGACTACCGCAAGAACATGCGCATCAGCAGCGAGCTCGCTCATCAAACCAAGGTGATGATGCCAGGCATCACTACCTCCGTGCTCATGGACGGACGGGGCAAGGAACTGCGCAACGTGGTGAAGACCACCCAGATGATTGCCGTGGATATCGACAAGATTCCTGCAGAAAAGATGAAGGAGGTCGTACAGAAGGCGGACGCCGACCCTCATACCATGATGAGGTTCATCACCGTGAGCCAACGGGGCCTGCGCATCATCTCCAGATACCTGCCCATAGATGACGACGAGGTGACCGCACTGGAACTTTTCGATGTGATCATACGCAAGGCGATGAGCTATTACAGTAAGTTGCTAGGCGTGCCTGCCGACGAGCAATGCGTAGACATCACCCGGATGTGCGGACTCGCACACGACCCTACCGCCTACTTCCATTGGGACGCAGAGGCTTTCGGCCTGGACACCCACGACCTGAAGGCGCTCTACACCAAGAAGGCCAACGAGGCGAAATATGCCAAACGTGCCAGCAAGCGCAAGCGAAACAGCCAGAAGATGGTGGCACTGGGCAAGGGGGTTCCCTCGATGGACGAGGCAGCGCAGCACATACTGAACCTACTCGACACGTGGGGCTACAAGTTTGAGAGCGGTGCCCACAACGAGTATGTGCTCCACTTCGGCAAGGTGTGCGTGCGCTATGGCATAGACAAGGAAGAGGCAATGACCTACGCCAAGAGCAACTTCAGTTCCGACTATCCCGATGCTGACAGCGTGATGAAATCATGCTACAAGCACACCGAGAAACTAGGCACCTGGCACTTCTACCGCAAAGGCGAGGGCTTCTCGGGTAAGCCGACCGTCAAGGTAATCAAGCAGTGGCTCTCGATGAGATACGAGTTCCACCACAATGAGGTGACGGGATTTCACGAGGTGCTGAGTCGCGATATAATCAAAGGCAAATACCATAAGTGGACCCGCATCGACGACAACATAGAGAACACCATCTGGACCCAGATGGACGAGATGGGACTCGAAGTGAGCGCCATCAAGCTGCACGCCATCATCAACAGTGACTTCAGCGAACCTTGGGATCCCTTCGACGAATATCTCAGGAGTCTGCCAAAATGGGACGGAAAGACCGACTACATCGACGAGCTTGCCAACCGGGTAACCATCAACTATTGCCCTGGCTACCACCACTCGCAGGAAGAGTTCAGATACTTCTTCAAGAAATGGCTCGTATCGATGGTGGTGGCATGGGTTTCACCGAGAGTGGTGAGCCAGACCATCCTGATATTCATCGGGAGGGGTGGCATCAACAAAACCACATTCTTCTATTATATCCTGCCACCATGCCTGCGCCAGTACTTCATCAACGAGTCAACCGCCAACTATACCGACAAGGACTTCATGGAGGCTTTCTCAAGCAAGGCACTGATATGCCTCGACGAGCTGGAGTCTACCTTCGGCAAGGGGCTGAGCGCCCTTAAGAGCAACGTCACCAAGCTGGTGTTCTCCATCCGCCGCCCCTACGACAAGTATCGTTCGGAACTGCTGCACCGTGGTGCCCTCTGTGGCACCAGCAACAGCATACAGATCATCACCGACGAGGAGAACCGCCGCTACTCGCCCTGGTTCGTAGACAACATCGAGAGTCCTAGGGAGACCCCCATCGACTACCAGCACGTCTATGCCCAGGCTGTAGCTCTGGGACAAGAGGTAACCAATCGGGTGAAGAACCAGGAAGAGGGATGGGTATACTGGCTCACCACCGTCGACATCGACGTGATGAGGGAGCACAACGGCATGTTCATGGTTTCCAACTTCATGGAAGACCAGATACTGCGCTTCTACAAGGTACCGAAATCAGACACCGCCCCTCAATATGTAAAGTTCCGCTATTCATCGGAAATCATGGAGCGCATAGGCGGAAGTCCCGCCCTGAGCCGCAACATGAGTCACCAGAATCTGAGCGCCGTGATGCAGCGACTGGGATTCAAGAAGGTACACCGCGCCAAAGGCAACGGATGGCTCGTGATAGAGAAGAATCCGGGAGAAATCAACACCGAGGCGATCTGCAGTCCAAACGAATGCGCAGAAACGTACCTGAAACCGTACAGAGCCGTAGCTACGGATAGCCAGAATGGTTCTGACCAACAGTAA
- a CDS encoding smalltalk protein: protein MKKETIKKVINFIITVLTAVASAFCVQSCQ from the coding sequence ATGAAGAAAGAAACCATCAAGAAGGTGATCAATTTCATCATCACCGTACTTACCGCCGTAGCTAGCGCATTCTGCGTACAGAGCTGCCAGTAA